A stretch of the Halomonas sp. BDJS001 genome encodes the following:
- a CDS encoding DUF2491 family protein, translating to MFNTLKALFRATTEKPHEPNAGRQVAAGLPMGISQEDLEGLRLDGRVNIKLIGLRAHPDALFRWDDDAYHHIAAVGHVDLGQGAYLVRFYLDNDTWLQANIEHGQVLEYKLFDFYRVAHLADAEFDNLINGEDKQPDSIGAQTITLTSTTEEARSCTYQRVWGSDGSLWSPPVVFEEQVMTTESVAARQVTHHAMLYERTIEGTERMEYLLLSAESDGEGSFMVVHNVGVDVASVDIDAV from the coding sequence ATGTTTAATACCCTCAAGGCACTTTTTCGCGCCACCACGGAAAAGCCGCACGAGCCCAATGCAGGCCGCCAGGTAGCCGCAGGCCTGCCCATGGGCATCAGCCAGGAAGACCTTGAGGGCCTACGCCTGGACGGGCGCGTCAATATCAAGCTGATTGGTCTGCGTGCCCACCCCGATGCGCTGTTTCGCTGGGATGACGACGCCTACCACCATATTGCCGCCGTGGGCCATGTGGATCTCGGCCAAGGGGCGTACCTGGTGCGCTTCTATCTGGATAACGACACCTGGCTGCAGGCGAACATTGAGCATGGCCAGGTACTTGAATATAAGCTGTTCGACTTTTACCGTGTTGCCCATCTCGCGGATGCCGAATTTGATAATTTGATCAACGGTGAAGATAAACAGCCCGACAGCATCGGCGCTCAAACCATCACGCTCACTTCAACCACTGAGGAAGCGCGCAGTTGCACCTATCAGCGAGTGTGGGGGAGTGACGGCAGTCTATGGTCGCCACCGGTGGTTTTCGAAGAGCAGGTAATGACCACCGAGAGCGTGGCTGCCAGGCAGGTGACTCATCACGCGATGCTTTACGAGCGCACCATCGAAGGCACTGAGCGCATGGAGTACTTGCTGCTCAGCGCTGAAAGTGATGGTGAAGGCAGCTTTATGGTAGTGCACAACGTGGGGGTAGATGTGGCCTCCGTCGATATCGACGCTGTTTGA
- a CDS encoding DUF2170 family protein: MTTPTVTNGITATELYKLVSQPAHNSAGDGSLEWPEGTISLDETNQTLIWELNDYGNLPISLSRSENEWVAMAPIVAVESVKNTTELNEVLLRQGIALPLASVGIVEIDGNDFYVAYGQLFGDSKLESICAELHATASAAMDVAELIQTHFA; this comes from the coding sequence TTGACTACGCCTACCGTTACCAATGGCATCACCGCCACCGAGCTATATAAGTTAGTCAGTCAACCAGCGCACAACAGCGCTGGAGATGGATCCCTTGAGTGGCCTGAGGGCACTATCAGCCTGGATGAGACAAATCAGACCCTGATCTGGGAGCTTAACGATTACGGCAACTTGCCGATTAGCCTGTCGCGCAGCGAAAATGAGTGGGTCGCCATGGCGCCTATCGTTGCCGTGGAGAGCGTTAAAAACACCACAGAGCTCAACGAAGTACTGCTGCGCCAGGGCATTGCGTTACCGCTGGCTTCCGTGGGCATTGTCGAAATCGACGGTAACGACTTTTATGTGGCTTACGGACAACTGTTTGGCGACTCGAAACTTGAATCAATTTGCGCCGAGCTGCACGCCACGGCCAGTGCCGCCATGGATGTCGCCGAACTGATCCAAACCCATTTCGCCTAA
- the dctP gene encoding TRAP transporter substrate-binding protein DctP has protein sequence MQRYLISTAAALGLAIAASHASADTVLRASHQFPGGQGDVRDEMVQMMARHVAEADVGLTIEVYPGQSLFKAREQWGALARGRLDITSLPLDYASGRHPEFSATLMPGLVRNQDHAQRLNDSEYMEMIKAVILDGGARVLSDAWLSGGFASSERCITSPDTVEGQNLRAAGPAFEEMLEAAGASIASMPSSEVYTAMQTGVLDAANTSSMSFISFRLYEQVECLTEPGDFALWFMYEPILISEQVWQGLNEEQQAALMEAGEAAEAFFAEEAAAIDQEMVELYEENGVEVVSMSEEDYNAWLEIAQETSYKNFAENVPNGQAIIDAALAVE, from the coding sequence ATGCAACGCTACTTGATCTCTACTGCCGCCGCCCTTGGTCTCGCCATTGCGGCTTCCCACGCCTCCGCCGATACCGTACTGCGCGCGTCCCACCAATTTCCTGGAGGCCAGGGGGATGTCCGCGATGAAATGGTACAAATGATGGCCCGCCACGTGGCCGAAGCGGATGTGGGTCTGACTATAGAAGTCTACCCCGGCCAATCGCTGTTCAAAGCGCGCGAACAGTGGGGCGCCCTGGCCCGGGGCCGCCTGGATATCACCTCGCTACCGCTGGACTATGCCAGCGGTCGGCACCCAGAGTTTTCAGCCACGCTGATGCCTGGCTTAGTACGCAACCAAGACCATGCCCAGCGCCTAAACGACTCCGAATACATGGAGATGATCAAAGCGGTGATCCTTGATGGCGGTGCCCGAGTGCTCTCAGACGCATGGCTATCAGGCGGCTTTGCCTCTAGCGAGCGCTGCATAACCTCACCCGATACCGTCGAGGGCCAGAACCTGCGTGCCGCTGGCCCCGCCTTTGAAGAGATGCTGGAAGCCGCCGGCGCCTCCATCGCTTCTATGCCCTCCTCGGAGGTTTACACCGCCATGCAAACTGGCGTACTGGACGCCGCCAATACTTCGTCCATGTCATTTATCTCTTTCCGCCTTTATGAACAGGTTGAGTGTCTGACCGAGCCGGGCGACTTCGCGCTGTGGTTTATGTACGAGCCAATTCTGATCTCCGAGCAGGTGTGGCAAGGGCTTAACGAAGAGCAGCAGGCGGCGCTAATGGAAGCCGGTGAGGCGGCAGAGGCCTTCTTTGCTGAAGAGGCCGCCGCCATCGATCAGGAGATGGTCGAGCTTTACGAGGAGAACGGCGTCGAGGTCGTCAGCATGAGCGAAGAGGACTACAACGCTTGGCTGGAGATAGCCCAGGAGACCTCTTACAAAAACTTTGCAGAGAACGTTCCCAACGGTCAAGCCATTATCGATGCAGCGCTGGCCGTCGAGTAA
- a CDS encoding glutathionylspermidine synthase family protein, which yields MLRIDIPERSNWKALAHELGFHFHTIDGEPYWKEDAYYQFTMEQVERDIEAPTEAVHEMCMELVDKVCHSNALMQRLALPEHMWDSIHNSWKSGQPHLYGRMDFAYSGDGPAKLLELNYDTPTSLYEAGFFQWVWLEQAIAQGILPRHADQYNSIQEHLLNAMAHLGDRIEARTLYFSCIKENTEERATVHYLQDVAVQAGLKAPFIYMEDIGITTGAEHFVDLDNHAIHALFKLYPWEEMADDAFGEVIPQLNTHWFEPPWKAILSNKGILPLLWEYFEGHPNLLPAFFEDANSPPLPAGWVRKPFFSREGSNVELITPAGQREAVGGPYTDSPWIRQAYHPMPRFGNNHALIGSWVVGDRACGMGIREDVGRITKDSSCFVPHAIV from the coding sequence ATGCTGCGAATCGATATCCCTGAAAGGAGCAATTGGAAAGCCCTGGCCCACGAGCTGGGCTTTCATTTTCACACCATCGACGGGGAGCCCTACTGGAAAGAGGACGCCTACTACCAGTTCACAATGGAGCAGGTAGAGCGGGATATCGAAGCGCCTACCGAGGCGGTGCATGAGATGTGCATGGAGCTGGTGGACAAGGTCTGCCACTCCAATGCGCTTATGCAGCGTTTGGCACTGCCCGAGCATATGTGGGATAGCATCCATAACTCGTGGAAATCAGGGCAGCCGCATCTCTACGGGCGAATGGACTTTGCCTATTCAGGCGATGGCCCGGCGAAACTGCTAGAACTCAACTACGATACGCCCACGTCGCTTTACGAAGCGGGCTTTTTTCAGTGGGTGTGGCTTGAGCAGGCCATCGCGCAAGGTATCCTGCCGCGACATGCGGATCAGTACAACTCGATTCAGGAGCACCTCCTCAATGCCATGGCGCACCTTGGTGATCGCATTGAAGCGCGCACGCTGTATTTCTCCTGCATCAAAGAGAACACAGAAGAGCGTGCCACCGTGCACTACTTACAGGATGTGGCGGTGCAGGCAGGCCTCAAGGCACCGTTTATCTATATGGAAGATATTGGCATCACTACCGGTGCGGAACACTTTGTTGACCTGGATAACCATGCTATCCATGCCCTCTTCAAGCTCTACCCCTGGGAAGAGATGGCCGACGATGCCTTCGGCGAAGTTATCCCCCAGCTAAACACCCACTGGTTTGAGCCGCCCTGGAAAGCGATTCTGTCTAATAAGGGTATTCTGCCCCTGCTATGGGAGTACTTTGAGGGCCACCCCAATCTGCTACCGGCGTTCTTCGAGGATGCCAACAGCCCGCCGCTACCGGCAGGCTGGGTGCGTAAACCGTTCTTCTCCCGGGAAGGCAGCAACGTAGAACTAATCACCCCCGCCGGACAGCGCGAAGCGGTGGGCGGCCCCTACACCGACAGCCCATGGATTCGCCAGGCCTACCACCCGATGCCCCGCTTTGGTAACAATCACGCCTTAATTGGCAGTTGGGTGGTGGGCGACCGCGCCTGTGGCATGGGCATTCGCGAAGACGTAGGCCGCATTACCAAAGACTCCTCCTGCTTCGTGCCCCACGCGATCGTGTAA
- a CDS encoding TRAP transporter large permease, whose translation MDPITLGIIVAIALIALMAIGTPIAFALGGVSLLALIYDRGLSELTYFGETFFDRIAEFGFVAIPMFILMGAAVASSPTGRDLYRSLDLWMGKLPGGLAVSNIGACSIFAALSGSSPATCAAIGKMGIPEMRMRGYPDGAAAGCIAAGGTLGILIPPSVTMIIYGISTETSIGRLFIAGVVPGFMLAGLFMIWTMIACKLAGGYNNPMAESAERLKQTVKQNVDANLKALVRVLPFLGVVAGILFALYGGVATPSEAAGVGAFLCLALAILIYRMWQLGPIKLIMRDSLRESVMIMLVIATAEVFAYALSSMFITQTVAAAIADLEINRWALMGVINLFLLVAGFFLPPVAVIVMTAPILLPIILAANFDPYWFAVILTINLEIGLITPPVGLNLFIIKGIAPDISLRDILMGSLPYALCMVLGILLLCLFPGIALWLPNLIMG comes from the coding sequence ATGGATCCCATTACCTTAGGTATTATTGTCGCCATCGCGCTGATTGCGCTTATGGCTATTGGCACTCCTATCGCTTTTGCCCTGGGCGGTGTATCGCTGCTGGCACTGATCTACGACCGTGGCCTATCCGAGCTCACCTACTTCGGGGAAACCTTTTTTGACCGCATCGCCGAGTTTGGTTTTGTCGCCATTCCAATGTTTATTCTGATGGGCGCCGCGGTGGCCTCCTCCCCCACCGGGCGCGACCTGTATCGCTCGCTGGATCTCTGGATGGGCAAGCTGCCCGGCGGCTTGGCGGTTTCCAATATCGGCGCCTGCTCTATCTTTGCTGCGCTCTCGGGGTCGTCACCGGCCACCTGTGCAGCGATTGGTAAAATGGGCATTCCCGAAATGCGCATGCGCGGCTATCCCGATGGCGCCGCCGCGGGCTGTATTGCCGCGGGTGGCACTCTGGGCATTCTAATTCCGCCGTCGGTCACCATGATTATCTACGGCATCTCCACCGAAACCTCTATTGGTCGACTGTTTATTGCCGGGGTAGTGCCAGGCTTTATGCTCGCGGGCCTGTTTATGATCTGGACGATGATCGCCTGCAAGCTGGCCGGTGGCTATAACAATCCCATGGCAGAGTCAGCCGAGCGTCTCAAACAAACCGTTAAGCAGAACGTAGATGCTAACCTCAAAGCATTAGTGCGCGTGCTGCCTTTCCTGGGCGTGGTCGCGGGCATCCTGTTTGCACTTTACGGCGGGGTGGCCACACCTTCAGAAGCAGCAGGCGTGGGGGCATTTCTGTGTTTGGCGCTGGCGATTCTGATCTACCGCATGTGGCAGTTGGGCCCGATCAAACTGATCATGCGCGACTCGCTGCGGGAAAGCGTAATGATCATGCTGGTGATCGCCACCGCAGAAGTGTTCGCCTATGCACTCTCCTCCATGTTTATTACCCAAACCGTGGCCGCCGCGATTGCCGACCTGGAGATCAACCGCTGGGCATTGATGGGGGTGATTAATCTGTTCCTGCTGGTGGCCGGTTTCTTCCTGCCGCCCGTGGCCGTGATCGTGATGACCGCGCCGATTCTGTTACCCATTATTCTGGCGGCTAACTTCGACCCTTACTGGTTTGCGGTGATTTTGACGATCAACCTTGAGATTGGCCTGATTACGCCGCCGGTGGGCCTCAACCTGTTCATTATTAAAGGCATCGCGCCGGATATTTCGCTGCGCGACATTCTGATGGGAAGCTTGCCCTACGCGCTGTGCATGGTGCTGGGTATCTTGCTGCTGTGTCTCTTCCCAGGCATCGCGCTTTGGCTACCTAACTTGATCATGGGTTAA
- a CDS encoding TRAP transporter small permease subunit, whose protein sequence is MAPVTTHNALARGGIIGGYIRVMDKLSRLCAYLACAMFIAGVLVICQMVFIRYLLGMSTSWQTEFTIFSVTAAMLMGSPYVLMTGGHVAITIVPDALGGISRTIMRLIASLFGLGFCAALAYASWVYVFEALHGGWTTGSVWNPPLWPALLPMAIGATLLSLQYVAEILRGES, encoded by the coding sequence ATGGCACCTGTAACGACTCACAATGCCCTGGCACGCGGGGGGATCATTGGCGGCTACATTCGCGTCATGGATAAGCTCTCACGGCTTTGCGCCTATTTGGCCTGCGCCATGTTTATTGCTGGCGTGTTAGTGATCTGCCAGATGGTATTTATTCGCTACTTACTCGGAATGAGCACCAGTTGGCAGACCGAATTCACTATCTTCTCGGTAACGGCGGCGATGCTGATGGGCAGCCCCTATGTGCTGATGACCGGTGGCCATGTCGCCATCACTATTGTTCCCGATGCGCTGGGCGGCATTTCCCGCACCATCATGCGTTTGATCGCTTCGCTGTTTGGGTTGGGTTTTTGTGCCGCTCTGGCGTATGCCAGTTGGGTGTATGTATTTGAGGCACTCCACGGTGGATGGACCACAGGTTCCGTCTGGAATCCACCGCTGTGGCCCGCCCTGCTGCCCATGGCCATCGGCGCCACCCTGCTGTCGCTGCAGTATGTGGCTGAAATTCTGCGTGGGGAGAGCTAA
- a CDS encoding DUF1190 domain-containing protein: MSKHDSTPHLPRRKRSGRLSLAMMGASAFGLTACGQPPQEEQITDIEFDQPRSFQSVEDCVAENVYTRSACEDAYEASLKEVPRYSTLEECEAENGEGACTAPTDEQSQAATGSTGGSWFMPAMMGYMVGSMMSNTNRGRSFERVYQEPVYRNRQNQGNWNTAANQATQRVTQRNDAMRSSVVQNRQAASQRSGFGSRSSARGGWGS; this comes from the coding sequence ATGTCTAAACACGATAGTACCCCTCATTTGCCGCGCCGCAAGCGCAGCGGGCGCTTGTCACTGGCGATGATGGGCGCCAGCGCCTTTGGTCTTACCGCCTGTGGTCAACCACCCCAGGAAGAGCAGATCACCGATATAGAGTTCGATCAGCCGCGTAGCTTTCAAAGCGTCGAGGATTGCGTTGCAGAGAATGTCTACACCCGCAGCGCCTGCGAAGACGCCTACGAAGCCTCTTTAAAAGAGGTGCCGCGCTATAGCACGCTTGAAGAGTGCGAAGCTGAAAATGGTGAAGGCGCTTGTACTGCTCCAACCGACGAACAGTCCCAGGCCGCAACCGGAAGCACCGGGGGCAGTTGGTTTATGCCCGCCATGATGGGCTATATGGTCGGCAGCATGATGTCCAATACCAACCGTGGTCGCTCCTTTGAGCGGGTGTACCAGGAGCCGGTCTACCGTAATCGTCAGAACCAAGGCAACTGGAACACGGCCGCTAACCAAGCAACTCAGCGCGTCACCCAGCGTAACGATGCCATGCGTAGCTCGGTGGTTCAGAACCGCCAAGCAGCGTCGCAGCGCAGCGGTTTCGGTTCGCGCTCCTCGGCGCGGGGTGGCTGGGGCTCTTAA
- a CDS encoding malonate--CoA ligase has product MSHNLFETFAAKMRECAEADFITTRDGRRYRYADALTISAQLAGALTELGVKQGDRVAVQVDKSPEAILLYLACLRIGGVYLPLNTGYTGDEIRYFLNDAEPALFVCRPQLAAQARALTAETGCPAVATLGSAADGSLMETAQAATPREEVVALGERDLAAILYTSGTTGRSKGAMLTHKNLASNAETLAKAWHFSADDRLIHALPIFHTHGLFVACNVTLMAGASMLFLPKFDADVIFDELPRGSVMMGVPTFYTRLVQDERLTPEATANMRLFVSGSAPLTAETHEAFEAKTGHAILERYGMTETNMNLSNPYEGARRAGTVGMPLPGVEMRITDRETGDEVPLGEIGMLQIRGPNVFIGYWRMPEKTREELLDDGFFITGDLAMVDEQGYVHIVGRDKDLVISGGYNVYPKEVEQVIDELDQVAESAVIGLPHPDLGEGVTAVVVRQQGAELGENQLEEEKVITHLDGRLAKYKQPKRVFFVDELPRNTMGKVQKNELRKRFNDTYRTS; this is encoded by the coding sequence ATGAGCCACAACCTATTTGAAACCTTTGCGGCCAAAATGCGCGAGTGCGCAGAGGCCGATTTTATTACCACCCGCGACGGCCGCCGCTATCGCTATGCCGATGCGCTGACCATCAGTGCGCAACTTGCCGGCGCACTAACCGAGTTAGGCGTTAAGCAAGGCGACCGCGTTGCCGTGCAGGTGGATAAAAGTCCTGAGGCGATACTGCTTTATCTGGCCTGCCTGCGCATCGGCGGCGTCTATCTGCCTTTAAATACGGGCTATACCGGCGATGAGATACGCTACTTCTTAAACGACGCAGAGCCTGCGCTGTTTGTTTGTCGCCCCCAACTAGCAGCGCAAGCGAGGGCGCTCACTGCTGAAACCGGCTGCCCGGCGGTGGCCACCCTGGGCAGCGCCGCCGATGGCAGCCTGATGGAAACCGCCCAAGCGGCAACGCCACGAGAGGAGGTCGTAGCGCTTGGCGAGCGCGACCTGGCCGCGATTCTCTACACCTCGGGCACCACCGGGCGCTCCAAAGGCGCCATGCTGACGCACAAAAACCTCGCCTCTAACGCCGAGACCCTGGCCAAAGCCTGGCACTTCAGCGCTGATGACCGGCTGATCCATGCGCTGCCAATCTTCCATACCCACGGTCTGTTCGTCGCCTGCAACGTCACGCTGATGGCGGGCGCCAGCATGCTCTTCCTTCCCAAGTTCGATGCCGATGTGATTTTTGACGAGCTGCCCCGTGGCAGCGTAATGATGGGCGTACCCACTTTCTATACCCGTCTGGTGCAGGACGAACGACTGACCCCAGAAGCGACCGCCAACATGCGGCTGTTCGTTTCTGGTTCTGCCCCGCTCACCGCCGAGACCCACGAGGCGTTTGAAGCCAAAACGGGGCATGCGATTCTTGAGCGCTACGGCATGACCGAAACCAATATGAACCTCTCCAATCCCTATGAGGGGGCACGGCGGGCGGGCACCGTAGGTATGCCGCTACCCGGCGTGGAGATGCGCATTACCGACAGGGAAACCGGCGACGAGGTGCCTTTGGGTGAGATTGGCATGCTGCAAATTCGTGGCCCGAATGTGTTTATCGGCTACTGGCGGATGCCTGAAAAAACCCGTGAAGAGCTATTAGACGACGGCTTTTTCATTACCGGCGATCTCGCCATGGTCGACGAGCAAGGCTATGTGCATATCGTCGGTCGTGACAAAGACCTGGTGATTTCCGGCGGCTACAACGTATACCCCAAAGAGGTGGAGCAGGTGATCGACGAGCTCGATCAAGTCGCCGAATCCGCGGTCATCGGTCTACCGCACCCTGACTTGGGCGAGGGCGTTACCGCCGTCGTTGTACGACAGCAAGGCGCTGAGCTTGGAGAAAACCAGCTTGAAGAGGAGAAAGTCATCACCCATTTAGATGGCCGGTTAGCTAAGTATAAGCAGCCCAAGCGGGTCTTCTTTGTCGATGAACTGCCGCGCAATACGATGGGCAAAGTACAGAAAAATGAACTGCGCAAGCGGTTCAACGACACTTACCGAACCTCCTAA
- a CDS encoding malonyl-CoA decarboxylase, which translates to MNMLFLQELFNNITQRDALLRRRHPETLTPDHGQLVNACHKLLESDGEASSIALASRALAIYQRLSAAEKSRFFARLTADFAADPSPIDAAYLAYQEVRDNQSLQRLFEACEPRRQELFRRLNLASDGTYELVKMREDLLALLREQPELAAIDDDFAHLFGSWFNRGFLMLKRIDWNTPASILEKIIRYEAVHEIQDWDDLRRRLDARDRRCFAFFHPAIGDEPLIFVEVALHKGLPSRIQPILSGESSYSKKGIDDPEDADTAAFFGISNCQTGLRGISFGNFLIKQVVQELSQELPQLKYFVTLSPVPGFAQWLQEQREDEQLPASLRQALKGLETPGWHQDKAREEELKAIIRPLAARYLVEEKNRHGLPLNPVARFHLGNGAELHRINWLGDISEKGFKQAAGLMVNYLYVLDDIERNHENYTAKATVACSNEVRDLAKRARKLAKGETTK; encoded by the coding sequence ATGAACATGCTGTTTTTGCAGGAGCTGTTCAACAACATCACCCAGCGTGATGCACTGTTGCGCCGCCGCCATCCCGAGACCTTAACGCCCGACCATGGGCAGTTGGTTAACGCCTGCCACAAGCTGTTGGAAAGTGATGGCGAAGCCTCCAGCATTGCGCTGGCAAGCCGCGCCCTGGCGATTTACCAGCGCCTTTCGGCGGCTGAGAAGAGCCGCTTCTTTGCCCGCCTGACGGCTGACTTTGCGGCTGACCCCAGCCCCATTGACGCGGCCTATCTGGCCTATCAAGAGGTTCGCGACAACCAATCGCTACAGCGCCTGTTTGAAGCCTGCGAGCCACGCCGCCAAGAGCTTTTCCGGCGTTTAAACCTGGCCAGCGACGGCACCTATGAGCTGGTTAAAATGCGTGAAGACCTGCTGGCATTGCTACGTGAGCAGCCCGAGCTGGCGGCTATTGACGACGATTTCGCCCATCTGTTCGGCTCCTGGTTCAACCGCGGCTTTTTGATGCTCAAGCGTATTGATTGGAACACCCCCGCGTCGATTCTCGAGAAGATCATCCGCTACGAAGCGGTACACGAAATTCAAGACTGGGACGATCTGCGTCGGCGGCTGGATGCCCGTGACCGGCGCTGCTTCGCTTTTTTCCACCCGGCGATTGGCGACGAGCCGCTGATCTTTGTGGAGGTGGCCCTGCATAAGGGTCTGCCAAGCCGTATTCAGCCCATCCTTTCGGGCGAAAGCAGCTATAGCAAAAAAGGTATCGACGACCCCGAAGATGCCGATACAGCGGCGTTCTTTGGTATCAGCAACTGCCAGACCGGGCTGCGCGGGATCTCCTTCGGTAACTTTTTGATCAAGCAGGTAGTCCAGGAACTCTCCCAGGAACTGCCGCAGCTTAAATACTTCGTTACGCTCTCGCCGGTGCCTGGCTTCGCCCAGTGGCTTCAGGAGCAGCGTGAGGATGAGCAGCTTCCCGCGTCGCTGCGTCAAGCACTCAAAGGGCTTGAAACACCGGGATGGCATCAGGACAAAGCCCGCGAAGAGGAGCTCAAAGCCATTATTCGCCCGCTAGCCGCCCGCTATCTGGTCGAAGAGAAGAACCGCCACGGCCTGCCACTCAACCCGGTGGCCCGCTTTCACCTCGGCAACGGCGCTGAACTCCACCGCATTAACTGGTTGGGCGATATCTCCGAGAAGGGCTTTAAACAAGCCGCCGGACTGATGGTTAACTACCTCTATGTGCTGGACGATATCGAACGCAATCACGAAAACTATACCGCCAAGGCGACCGTTGCTTGCTCCAATGAGGTGCGTGACCTCGCCAAACGCGCCCGCAAGCTGGCCAAGGGAGAGACCACCAAATGA
- a CDS encoding DUF350 domain-containing protein — protein MVNYLYGLPSFIAYLVTAIVLLAAFMYCYSRITPHHEWTLIREGNAAAAAAYGGSILGFTIPLYSAMAHSINFIDFVLWGVVAFIVQLATFFAVKLFLRKQGESLSQHITEGHQAYGILMASVAVAVGLLNAASMTW, from the coding sequence ATGGTGAATTATCTCTACGGACTGCCGTCATTTATCGCCTATCTAGTCACGGCGATTGTCCTGCTCGCCGCCTTTATGTACTGCTACAGCCGGATTACACCGCACCACGAGTGGACGCTGATTCGTGAAGGTAACGCGGCCGCAGCCGCAGCCTACGGCGGCTCCATTCTAGGTTTTACCATTCCGCTGTACAGCGCGATGGCCCACTCGATCAACTTTATCGACTTTGTGCTCTGGGGCGTGGTGGCCTTTATTGTTCAGTTGGCCACCTTCTTCGCGGTTAAGCTGTTTCTGCGTAAACAGGGTGAAAGTCTGTCTCAGCACATCACCGAAGGCCACCAGGCCTACGGCATTTTGATGGCCAGCGTGGCCGTGGCAGTCGGCTTGCTCAACGCCGCTTCGATGACTTGGTAA
- a CDS encoding PspA/IM30 family protein, with amino-acid sequence MLSKIMTALRGKANETGQAVVDSQALRILDQEIRDSENHLSQSKTELTRLMGQRQLNSNKADALESKIAELEKSAEAALDKGEEALAVEVAERMVALQDDLEAERAIVSEYDASIEKLRGAIRGTDNQLRQLKQQVSVVKATESAQKAQSAVAARHSGQNSAMSSAMESLERIKERQQLNSAQMQAADDMAAEESGSSLEARLKAAGVGGQNRKADDVLARLKAKKNAAQK; translated from the coding sequence ATGTTAAGCAAAATCATGACCGCCCTGCGTGGCAAAGCAAATGAAACCGGTCAAGCGGTGGTGGACTCCCAGGCGCTGCGCATTTTAGACCAGGAAATCCGCGACTCGGAAAATCACCTGAGCCAATCTAAAACCGAACTCACCCGCCTGATGGGCCAGCGCCAGCTAAACAGCAATAAAGCTGACGCCCTGGAAAGCAAAATCGCCGAACTGGAAAAAAGCGCTGAGGCCGCGCTGGATAAAGGTGAAGAAGCGCTAGCCGTGGAAGTGGCTGAACGCATGGTGGCGCTGCAGGATGACCTGGAAGCGGAGCGCGCTATTGTCAGCGAGTACGACGCCAGCATCGAAAAACTACGCGGCGCGATTCGCGGCACCGACAATCAGCTTCGCCAACTCAAGCAGCAGGTGAGCGTCGTTAAGGCGACTGAGTCAGCACAAAAAGCCCAATCTGCCGTCGCGGCTCGCCACTCAGGCCAGAACAGCGCCATGAGCAGCGCCATGGAATCCCTGGAGCGCATTAAAGAGCGCCAGCAGCTTAACTCAGCGCAAATGCAGGCGGCTGACGATATGGCCGCAGAAGAGAGCGGCAGCTCGCTGGAAGCCCGCTTGAAAGCGGCCGGTGTGGGTGGCCAGAATCGCAAAGCAGACGACGTGTTAGCGCGCCTGAAAGCAAAGAAAAACGCCGCACAGAAATAA